The following are encoded together in the Tamandua tetradactyla isolate mTamTet1 chromosome 14, mTamTet1.pri, whole genome shotgun sequence genome:
- the KBTBD13 gene encoding kelch repeat and BTB domain-containing protein 13, with protein sequence MPPGPGAPVQVWVGGQLFQADRALLVEHCGFFRGLFRSGMREARAAEVRLGALSPGGFRTTLQVLRGERPALAATDELLQAVECAAFLQAPALARFLEHGLTSENCALLCDAAAAFGLHDLFHSAALFIRDGACELAAELALPEARAYVAALRPSCYVAVSTHTPAPGFLEDASRTVCYLDEEEDAWHTLAALPLEASTLLAGVATLGNKLYIVGGVRGASKEVVELGFCYDPDGGTWRQFPSPHQPRYDVALAGFDGRLYAIGGEFQRTPMSSVERYDPAASCWSFVADLPQPAAGVPCAQARGRLFVCLWRPADTTAVVEYAAPADAWLPVAELRRPQSYGHCMVAHRDSLYVVRNGPSDDFLHCAIDCLNLATGQWTALPGQFVNSKGALFTAVVRGDTVYTVNRMFTLLYAIEDGNWRLLREKAGFPRPGSLQTVLLRLPPGTLGPVASTTPEL encoded by the coding sequence ATGCCGCCTGGCCCGGGAGCCCCCGTGCAGGTCTGGGTGGGCGGCCAGCTCTTCCAGGCCGACCGGGCCCTGCTGGTGGAGCACTGCGGCTTCTTCCGAGGCCTCTTCCGCTCGGGCATGCGGGAGGCGCGGGCGGCCGAGGTGCGCCTGGGCGCGCTGAGCCCGGGCGGCTTCCGCACCACGCTGCAGGTGCTGCGCGGGGAGCGGCCGGCGCTGGCAGCCACCGACGAGCTGCTGCAGGCCGTGGAGTGCGCCGCCTTCCTGCAGGCGCCGGCGCTGGCGCGCTTCCTGGAGCACGGCCTCACGTCGGAAAACTGCGCGTTGCTGTGCGACGCGGCCGCCGCCTTCGGCCTGCACGACCTGTTCCACAGCGCCGCGCTCTTCATCCGCGACGGCGCGTGCGAGCTGGCGGCCGAGCTGGCGCTGCCCGAGGCCCGCGCCTACGTGGCGGCGCTGCGGCCCAGCTGCTACGTGGCCGTGAGCACGCACACCCCCGCGCCCGGCTTCCTGGAGGACGCGTCGCGCACCGTGTGCTACCTGGACGAGGAGGAGGACGCGTGGCACACGCTGGCCGCGCTGCCCCTGGAAGCGAGCACGCTGCTGGCGGGCGTGGCCACGCTGGGCAACAAGCTTTACATCGTGGGGGGCGTGCGCGGCGCCAGCAAGGAGGTGGTGGAGCTGGGCTTCTGCTACGACCCGGATGGTGGCACGTGGCGCCAGTTCCCCAGCCCGCACCAACCGCGCTACGACGTGGCGCTGGCCGGCTTCGACGGCCGCCTCTACGCCATCGGCGGCGAGTTCCAGCGGACGCCGATGAGCTCCGTGGAACGCTACGACCCGGCCGCCAGCTGCTGGAGCTTCGTGGCCGACCTGCCGCAGCCGGCCGCCGGCGTGCCCTGCGCCCAGGCGCGCGGCCGCCTCTTCGTGTGCCTTTGGCGGCCGGCCGACACCACCGCCGTGGTGGAGTACGCGGCGCCGGCCGACGCTTGGCTGCCGGTGGCCGAGCTGCGGCGGCCGCAGAGCTACGGCCACTGCATGGTGGCCCACCGCGACAGTCTCTACGTGGTGCGCAACGGACCTTCCGACGACTTCCTACACTGCGCCATCGACTGCCTCAACCTGGCCACGGGCCAGTGGACGGCGTTGCCGGGGCAGTTTGTCAACAGCAAGGGAGCGCTCTTTACCGCCGTGGTGCGCGGCGACACCGTCTACACGGTCAACCGCATGTTCACGCTGCTCTACGCCATCGAGGACGGCAACTGGCGGCTGCTGAGGGAGAAGGCCGGCTTTCCCCGGCCCGGCTCATTGCAGACGGTTCTCCTGAGGTTGCCCCCTGGCACCCTGGGGCCTGTGGCCTCGACAACGCCGGAATTGTGA